The Crocosphaera subtropica ATCC 51142 genome includes a window with the following:
- a CDS encoding cation:proton antiporter, producing MKALTIIWIALPLFIGFSIYLLPRIARYLALGVAIFSLGYALIIFNLTSTFEFKLLDNFGVILVIDNLSGFFILTNALVTLAVLFYCWQSDKTAFFYTQIIILHGSVNATFICADFISLYVALEVISIAAFLLIAYPRSDRSIWVALRYLFVSNTAMLFYLVGAVLVYQSHHSFSFVGLRGSPPEAMALIFLGLLAKGGIFVSGLWLPLTHSESETPVSAMLSGVVVKAGVYPLVRCALMVSEVDPIVRIFGATTSLLGVGYAVFEKDSKRMLAFHTVSQLGFILAAPEVGGFYALTHGLVKSSLFLIAGILPSRNLKELKHMAIDTPIWIALVMASFSISGFPLLSGFGAKVLTMKNLLPWQVIAMNIAALGTAISFAKFIFLPHARTGESHVKAGFWSAITLLLGGLIIANGIYYEAYSVNNIIKPLITIFLGWLAYHLFFQKAIIQLSRTAEEFNHLIGVMSLVLILLFWLFFGLGNGLQTTANSYLSFQILFHHIL from the coding sequence ATGAAAGCCTTAACAATTATTTGGATAGCCTTACCCTTATTTATTGGATTTAGTATTTATTTACTGCCTAGGATTGCTCGCTACCTTGCCCTAGGAGTAGCCATTTTTTCATTGGGTTATGCTTTAATAATCTTTAATTTAACCTCAACATTTGAGTTTAAGTTACTTGATAATTTTGGGGTTATCTTAGTAATCGATAATTTAAGTGGCTTTTTTATTCTGACTAATGCTTTAGTGACGTTAGCGGTTCTTTTTTACTGTTGGCAAAGTGACAAAACAGCCTTTTTCTATACTCAAATTATCATCCTACACGGAAGCGTCAATGCTACTTTTATTTGTGCTGACTTTATTAGTTTATATGTTGCCCTAGAAGTCATCAGTATTGCAGCCTTTTTACTCATTGCCTATCCGAGAAGCGATCGCTCGATTTGGGTCGCCTTGCGTTATCTTTTTGTTAGCAACACCGCCATGTTATTTTACTTGGTGGGGGCAGTATTAGTCTATCAATCACACCATTCTTTCAGCTTTGTAGGGTTAAGAGGATCACCCCCCGAAGCGATGGCTTTAATCTTTTTGGGACTTTTGGCTAAAGGTGGTATTTTTGTATCAGGGTTATGGCTACCCTTAACCCATTCTGAGTCAGAAACCCCAGTTTCTGCCATGTTATCGGGAGTTGTGGTCAAAGCAGGGGTTTATCCCCTCGTTCGTTGTGCATTAATGGTGAGTGAAGTTGATCCGATTGTCCGCATTTTCGGCGCAACAACATCCTTATTAGGGGTAGGTTACGCCGTGTTTGAGAAAGACAGTAAACGAATGTTAGCTTTTCACACTGTATCCCAGTTAGGCTTTATTTTAGCAGCCCCAGAAGTAGGAGGATTTTATGCTTTAACTCACGGGTTAGTCAAGTCGTCTTTATTTTTAATCGCAGGAATATTACCGAGTCGTAACCTCAAAGAATTAAAACATATGGCCATTGATACACCCATTTGGATCGCTTTGGTAATGGCTAGTTTTTCTATTTCAGGGTTTCCTTTATTATCCGGGTTCGGGGCCAAAGTTTTGACCATGAAAAATCTTTTGCCTTGGCAAGTGATCGCCATGAATATTGCTGCTTTAGGAACAGCAATATCCTTTGCAAAATTTATCTTTTTACCCCATGCAAGAACAGGAGAAAGTCATGTTAAAGCAGGATTTTGGTCAGCTATAACTTTATTATTAGGAGGATTAATTATCGCTAATGGCATTTATTATGAAGCCTATAGCGTCAACAATATCATTAAACCTTTAATTACTATTTTCTTAGGATGGTTAGCTTATCATTTATTTTTTCAAAAAGCCATTATCCAATTATCTCGTACTGCTGAAGAGTTTAATCATTTAATTGGAGTCATGAGTTTAGTTTTAATTTTACTCTTTTGGTTGTTTTTTGGTTTAGGTAACGGACTACAGACAACAGCTAATAGTTATCTATCTTTTCAAATACTCTTTCATCATATTCTTTAA
- a CDS encoding DUF2808 domain-containing protein, with translation MLNKQKNFNGKISSILGIVITTSLLSLPAIALNSDHRSKIFSHSPKLVATEATYYNPSVSSTYSFTISVPDNAGQPLKAVTITQKPNFEQINFTVNESRAFASNHFVDGERVALSSIGGQSQDGQVTIVFDEPIQPGNKVTLDLKAEENPQHGGIYLFGVEAFSEGMDSQGLYLGTARLHFDSSD, from the coding sequence ATGTTGAATAAGCAAAAGAATTTTAATGGTAAGATAAGCTCGATTTTAGGAATAGTCATCACAACCAGTCTGTTGAGCTTACCAGCGATTGCGTTAAATTCAGATCACAGAAGTAAAATTTTTAGTCACTCTCCTAAATTAGTGGCAACAGAAGCGACTTATTACAACCCTAGCGTCTCTTCAACCTATTCTTTTACCATTTCTGTCCCTGACAATGCTGGACAACCTTTAAAAGCTGTGACGATTACCCAAAAACCTAATTTTGAACAGATTAATTTTACGGTCAATGAAAGTCGCGCGTTTGCCAGTAATCATTTCGTAGATGGAGAAAGGGTTGCTTTAAGTAGTATTGGCGGTCAATCACAAGATGGTCAAGTCACGATCGTCTTTGACGAACCGATACAACCTGGCAACAAAGTAACCTTAGATTTAAAAGCGGAGGAAAATCCACAACATGGAGGGATTTATTTATTTGGTGTTGAGGCGTTTTCTGAAGGAATGGATAGTCAGGGGTTATATTTAGGAACAGCCCGTTTGCATTTTGATAGCAGTGACTAA
- a CDS encoding DUF2301 domain-containing membrane protein yields MKTTYEPLEVYQGQFGQYTITPEDLREVKIYRAGLILSALSFAVGSGLILVRGATSLTLTLLTPLLTLFCLGLGISLITIHIYLIPLHRFLQVCWGIGTLTAIVLSISCQEPFALCVYQTPLTLLGIGFIFVALTGIYFKEAFCFNRLETKLLTPLVPILLLGHLFGVLSVEIEQALLGIWAGLFIIFALRKAIQPLTPDIGDKSVFTYLKQQRSASVS; encoded by the coding sequence ATGAAGACTACCTACGAACCCTTAGAAGTGTATCAAGGACAATTTGGACAATATACGATTACCCCAGAAGACCTAAGAGAAGTGAAAATTTATCGTGCTGGATTAATTTTATCGGCCTTAAGTTTTGCTGTGGGAAGTGGCTTAATTTTAGTCAGAGGAGCAACTTCTTTGACCCTCACGTTACTCACTCCCCTACTTACCTTATTTTGTCTTGGTTTGGGCATTAGCTTAATAACTATTCATATTTACTTGATCCCTCTCCATCGTTTCTTACAAGTCTGTTGGGGAATTGGAACCCTAACCGCCATAGTTCTGTCTATATCTTGTCAAGAGCCATTCGCTTTATGCGTTTACCAAACTCCCCTTACTTTATTGGGGATAGGATTTATTTTCGTTGCCTTAACCGGAATCTATTTTAAAGAGGCTTTTTGTTTTAATCGTCTCGAAACGAAATTATTAACTCCCCTGGTTCCCATCCTTTTATTAGGTCACTTATTTGGCGTTTTGTCTGTGGAGATCGAACAAGCTTTACTAGGAATATGGGCAGGTTTATTTATTATTTTTGCCCTACGAAAAGCCATCCAACCTTTAACCCCTGATATTGGAGATAAATCCGTATTTACTTATCTTAAACAACAACGCTCTGCCTCTGTTTCTTAA
- a CDS encoding COP23 domain-containing protein: protein MVNNSVKFIALGTLAAVGALGFVSEAQAQHFKYPETRMVSEGSPSPVDWDGNPGPRAFERTIRKVAFECVPQADGSYATEERVVEITFNPAKAAPVGSTFDPHNPYSGGVYSREDVSTQYIALGELTGQPMILWTEDRPSSHPDGVYTPQSRCETVSARLTNLAYAFGETTPVGVAQAFTERMATGIVNGERVIFMSYDPENVSTDNVVFTLKPENGLTFAEAQRTLAQFNNSISPAIGGLEEDPAKLPPIVE from the coding sequence ATGGTTAACAATTCAGTTAAGTTTATCGCTTTAGGTACATTAGCCGCTGTTGGCGCATTAGGATTCGTTTCTGAAGCGCAAGCTCAACACTTTAAGTATCCCGAAACCAGAATGGTTTCTGAAGGATCACCTTCTCCTGTTGATTGGGACGGCAATCCCGGCCCTCGCGCTTTTGAGCGTACCATCCGCAAAGTGGCTTTTGAATGTGTTCCTCAAGCAGATGGCAGTTATGCCACTGAAGAACGGGTAGTAGAAATTACCTTTAATCCTGCAAAAGCTGCACCTGTTGGTAGCACTTTTGATCCTCATAACCCTTATAGTGGTGGCGTGTATTCACGCGAGGATGTTTCTACTCAGTACATCGCATTGGGTGAATTAACTGGACAACCCATGATTCTATGGACCGAAGATCGTCCCTCTAGTCATCCTGATGGGGTATATACTCCCCAAAGCCGTTGTGAAACCGTTAGTGCGCGTTTAACCAATCTCGCCTACGCCTTTGGTGAAACCACTCCTGTAGGTGTTGCACAAGCATTCACTGAAAGAATGGCCACAGGTATCGTTAACGGAGAAAGAGTTATCTTTATGTCCTACGATCCTGAAAACGTTTCTACCGATAACGTTGTCTTCACTTTGAAGCCTGAGAACGGATTAACCTTTGCCGAAGCGCAAAGAACCCTTGCTCAGTTCAACAATTCTATTTCCCCGGCGATTGGGGGCTTAGAAGAAGATCCCGCCAAACTTCCTCCTATTGTTGAGTAG
- a CDS encoding phosphate-starvation-inducible PsiE family protein codes for MVGIHLVENVVSKILSIALVIVIGVSIFDLSLVLVKDLFTAEPIGFFNKTLIEIFGLFLNVLIALELLENVTAYLRKHIVQVELVVVTALIAVARKIIIFDPSKYAKNDLIALAFACLALAASYAIIRFINHKST; via the coding sequence ATGGTAGGCATTCATCTTGTTGAGAATGTTGTTTCTAAAATTTTATCTATTGCTTTAGTTATTGTAATTGGGGTTTCTATATTTGATTTATCTTTAGTATTAGTTAAAGACCTTTTTACTGCAGAACCAATAGGATTTTTTAATAAAACGTTGATAGAAATTTTTGGATTATTTCTTAATGTATTAATTGCTTTAGAACTCTTAGAAAATGTTACAGCTTATCTAAGAAAACATATTGTTCAAGTTGAATTGGTTGTGGTAACTGCTTTGATCGCAGTAGCCAGAAAAATTATTATTTTTGATCCTTCTAAATATGCTAAAAATGACTTAATAGCTTTAGCTTTTGCTTGTCTTGCTTTAGCCGCTAGTTATGCTATAATTCGCTTTATTAATCATAAATCTACTTAG
- a CDS encoding DUF4040 domain-containing protein, with product MNDIYLYVITALLPLSACLTVLQVNPYHALVIRGILGAIAALVYAMFGAADVALTEALVGTMLAITLYGVAVRSSMVMRLGMIEKETKNQDKFNQLIKHLRIILNQSHLRLELIFYEDKKELDQALKNQEIHGICQEQIGQEQIDSEPGYETVTRIQRLYELIKPKLSSSLITYINLSDTKEKQS from the coding sequence ATGAATGACATTTATCTCTATGTTATCACCGCTTTATTACCCCTTTCTGCTTGTTTGACTGTTTTACAAGTCAACCCCTATCACGCCTTAGTAATTCGGGGAATTTTAGGAGCGATCGCCGCTTTAGTTTATGCCATGTTTGGGGCAGCCGATGTAGCTTTAACCGAGGCATTAGTAGGTACTATGTTAGCCATTACCCTTTATGGGGTAGCGGTTCGATCTTCGATGGTGATGCGCTTAGGAATGATAGAAAAGGAAACAAAAAATCAAGATAAGTTCAACCAGTTAATCAAACATTTAAGAATAATATTGAATCAATCTCATCTACGGTTAGAACTAATTTTTTATGAAGATAAAAAAGAACTTGATCAAGCTTTAAAAAATCAAGAAATTCATGGAATCTGTCAAGAACAAATAGGTCAAGAACAAATAGATAGTGAACCTGGCTATGAAACCGTGACTCGAATACAACGACTTTATGAACTGATCAAGCCCAAATTATCATCATCTTTAATCACTTATATTAACCTCTCAGATACCAAGGAGAAACAGTCATGA
- the typA gene encoding translational GTPase TypA: protein MSLPIRNVAIIAHVDHGKTTLVDALLKQSGIFREGEEVPDCVMDSNTLERERGITILSKNTAVRYDDTLINIVDTPGHADFGGEVERVLGMVDGCILIVDANEGPMPQTRFVLKKALEKGLRPIVVVNKIDRPQAEPDKAVDKVFDLFVELGADDDQCDFTTLYASGLSGFAKENLEDESEDMKPLFEAILHHVPPPAGDVNKPLQLQVTTLDYSDYLGRIIIGRIHNGVIKAGQQAALMKEDGSIVKGKISKLLGFEGLQRVELEEATAGYIVAVAGFSDANIGETLTCPDEPQALPLIKVDEPTLQMTFSVNDSPFAGQEGKFVTSRQLRDRLDRELETNVALRVESGDSPDQFLVSGRGELHLGILIETMRREGYEFQVAQPQVIYREVNGQPYEPFEYLVLDVPEEAVGSCIERLGQRKGEMQDMQTGVNGRTQLEFVVPARGLLGFRGDFIRITRGEGIMNHSFLEYRPMSGELETRYNGVIIAFEEGVSTFYAMKNAEDRGVFFITPGTKVYKGMIIGEHNRPQDLELNVCKTKQLTNHRAASGDELVQLQAPEEMSLERALEYIGSDELVEVTPESIRLRKMKAKKLAKR from the coding sequence ATGTCTCTTCCCATTCGTAACGTCGCTATTATCGCTCACGTCGATCACGGTAAAACGACCCTGGTTGATGCCCTTCTCAAACAGTCCGGTATCTTCCGTGAAGGGGAAGAGGTTCCCGACTGCGTTATGGATTCTAATACCCTCGAACGGGAACGGGGTATTACCATTCTCTCGAAAAATACAGCCGTTCGCTACGATGACACCCTCATTAACATCGTTGACACCCCCGGACACGCAGACTTTGGGGGAGAAGTCGAACGAGTATTAGGAATGGTCGATGGTTGTATCTTGATTGTAGATGCCAATGAAGGCCCTATGCCTCAAACCCGTTTCGTTCTCAAAAAAGCCTTAGAAAAAGGGTTGCGTCCCATCGTTGTCGTTAATAAAATTGATCGCCCTCAAGCTGAACCGGACAAAGCAGTGGATAAAGTCTTTGACCTCTTTGTAGAATTAGGGGCCGATGACGATCAATGTGATTTTACAACCCTTTATGCTTCTGGGTTATCGGGGTTTGCCAAAGAAAACTTAGAGGATGAGTCAGAAGACATGAAACCTCTATTTGAAGCCATTTTACACCATGTTCCCCCGCCAGCCGGCGACGTAAACAAACCCCTCCAACTGCAAGTTACCACCCTTGACTATTCTGATTATTTAGGACGTATTATTATTGGTCGTATCCACAACGGAGTGATCAAAGCAGGACAACAAGCAGCTTTGATGAAAGAAGATGGTAGCATTGTTAAAGGAAAAATTAGTAAACTGTTAGGGTTTGAAGGACTACAACGGGTAGAATTAGAAGAAGCAACTGCCGGTTATATCGTTGCTGTGGCCGGGTTTAGTGATGCGAATATCGGAGAAACCTTAACCTGCCCCGATGAACCCCAAGCGTTACCCTTAATTAAGGTGGACGAACCCACCCTACAGATGACCTTCTCTGTTAATGACTCACCTTTTGCTGGCCAAGAAGGGAAATTCGTCACCTCCAGACAGTTACGGGATCGCTTAGACCGTGAGTTAGAAACCAATGTGGCCTTACGGGTTGAGTCAGGAGACTCCCCGGATCAATTTTTAGTTTCTGGTCGGGGTGAACTCCATTTAGGTATTTTAATTGAAACCATGCGTCGAGAAGGGTACGAGTTCCAAGTAGCCCAACCTCAAGTTATCTATCGTGAAGTTAACGGCCAACCTTACGAACCCTTTGAATACCTAGTCTTAGATGTTCCTGAAGAAGCAGTGGGATCTTGTATTGAACGCTTAGGCCAACGGAAAGGGGAAATGCAAGATATGCAAACCGGTGTTAATGGACGGACTCAGCTAGAGTTTGTCGTCCCTGCCAGGGGTTTATTAGGGTTCCGTGGAGACTTCATTCGCATCACCAGAGGTGAAGGGATCATGAACCATAGTTTCTTAGAATATCGTCCCATGTCTGGGGAGTTAGAAACCCGTTACAATGGTGTCATTATTGCCTTTGAGGAAGGGGTATCTACTTTCTACGCCATGAAAAACGCAGAAGATCGCGGAGTTTTCTTTATTACCCCTGGAACAAAAGTCTATAAAGGGATGATCATTGGTGAACATAACCGTCCTCAAGACTTAGAATTAAATGTGTGCAAAACGAAACAGTTAACCAACCATCGTGCAGCCAGTGGAGATGAATTAGTTCAACTTCAGGCCCCTGAAGAAATGAGTTTAGAACGGGCCTTAGAATATATTGGTTCTGATGAGTTAGTAGAAGTCACACCAGAGTCTATTCGTTTACGCAAGATGAAAGCGAAAAAATTAGCAAAACGTTAA
- a CDS encoding monovalent cation/H(+) antiporter subunit G, whose protein sequence is MISYLSYFCIGVGLIFWFWGTFPLVGDRSVLYKLHSLSVADTLGSMSIVFGLLLQIPSEWPLFILAIISLAIWNTVLGYVLAYCSSSEDNQQ, encoded by the coding sequence ATGATTAGCTATTTGAGTTATTTCTGTATCGGTGTTGGCCTGATTTTTTGGTTTTGGGGAACCTTTCCCTTAGTGGGCGATCGCTCAGTTTTATATAAACTTCATAGTCTATCTGTGGCGGATACATTAGGGTCGATGAGTATTGTTTTTGGACTATTGTTACAGATACCCAGTGAATGGCCACTCTTCATTTTAGCTATTATTTCTCTTGCGATTTGGAACACAGTATTAGGCTATGTTTTAGCTTATTGTTCCAGTAGTGAAGATAATCAACAATAA
- a CDS encoding ElyC/SanA/YdcF family protein yields the protein MLFSQFPNQKFWGLLEYKPQWTLTLRGWLLLFLVLILVVIGFVLFINPFLRVYRPVEAEVMVIEGWVPDITIEGAIAQFQDKNYRLMITTGNEIGRGKYLSDYKTFADLAAATAIALGLDRDQVVSVPNKTVSVNRTAASAEAVKQWLLASDLNIKAINIYSYDVHTRRSWLIFRTLLEPEIKVGAIAFSTPNSKSWWKTSAGIKSVIMETIAYLYTKFIWPFET from the coding sequence ATGCTGTTCTCTCAATTTCCTAATCAAAAATTTTGGGGATTACTTGAATATAAACCTCAATGGACATTAACTCTCAGAGGATGGTTATTGTTATTCCTTGTGCTGATATTAGTCGTAATTGGTTTTGTCCTGTTTATTAATCCATTTTTGAGAGTTTATCGTCCTGTAGAGGCAGAAGTCATGGTTATAGAAGGATGGGTTCCCGATATCACCATCGAAGGAGCGATCGCCCAATTCCAAGACAAGAATTATCGTTTGATGATCACCACAGGAAATGAGATAGGACGGGGTAAATATTTAAGTGACTATAAAACCTTCGCTGACTTAGCAGCAGCTACAGCGATCGCTTTAGGGTTAGATCGGGATCAAGTCGTTTCAGTTCCTAATAAAACTGTCTCTGTTAACCGAACAGCAGCTAGTGCAGAAGCGGTTAAACAATGGTTATTAGCTTCAGATTTGAACATTAAGGCTATCAATATCTATTCCTATGATGTTCATACCCGTCGCAGTTGGTTAATCTTTAGAACCCTATTAGAACCGGAGATCAAAGTGGGGGCGATCGCCTTTTCGACCCCTAATTCTAAGTCTTGGTGGAAAACTAGCGCAGGGATAAAATCTGTGATTATGGAGACTATTGCTTATTTGTACACTAAGTTCATTTGGCCCTTTGAAACCTGA
- a CDS encoding NADH-quinone oxidoreductase subunit K, which translates to MLEAFIFATILSGFFGLVFKENLMMKIISMDVMSTGVIAYYVLISSRNGLFTPIFSDNTTNNYADPVPQAVILTAIVIGLSIQALMLVGVMKLAQNNPTLETKEIEKNNTPMKS; encoded by the coding sequence ATGTTAGAAGCTTTTATTTTTGCAACAATTTTATCTGGTTTTTTTGGTCTTGTTTTTAAAGAAAATTTAATGATGAAAATTATTTCTATGGATGTGATGAGTACAGGGGTTATTGCTTATTATGTTTTGATTTCATCAAGGAATGGTCTGTTTACACCAATTTTTAGTGATAATACAACTAACAATTATGCTGATCCTGTTCCTCAAGCAGTGATTTTAACTGCCATTGTTATCGGTCTTTCTATTCAAGCTTTAATGTTAGTCGGGGTGATGAAATTAGCCCAAAATAATCCAACGTTAGAAACAAAAGAAATAGAGAAAAATAATACTCCTATGAAGAGCTAG
- a CDS encoding Na+/H+ antiporter subunit E: MISYLDLLLKLTIWFLLTSDFSLANIIIGVTICLLLPRKLTSPGKLKDWLRALVEVLIAIPQAYVEAIEIMLFPHKKEGVKMERVKPQRTPGLIFLDIFIITFTPKTIVLKYHEAGWYEVHRIKRRKQS, from the coding sequence ATGATCTCTTATTTAGATTTACTATTAAAACTGACTATTTGGTTTTTACTGACTTCTGATTTTAGTTTAGCTAATATCATTATTGGCGTAACTATCTGTTTATTATTACCTCGAAAATTAACCTCCCCAGGAAAACTAAAAGACTGGTTACGGGCTTTAGTAGAAGTTTTAATTGCCATTCCTCAAGCTTATGTTGAAGCCATAGAAATTATGTTATTTCCTCATAAGAAAGAAGGGGTAAAAATGGAAAGAGTTAAACCCCAAAGAACCCCTGGTTTGATTTTTTTAGATATTTTCATAATTACTTTTACTCCGAAAACCATTGTCCTAAAATATCACGAAGCAGGATGGTATGAAGTGCATCGTATTAAACGGAGGAAACAATCATGA
- a CDS encoding cation:proton antiporter, protein MFTYPPIPLLATETTANLGPMILAGVLLSLIVIYLASKLGGEISRALNLPPVLGELVGGVVVGASALHLLVFPESGASATDSVLMSFLQLVAGLTPEALPEVFNTQSEVISVLAEIGVIILLFEIGLESDIRELKEVGYQAAIVAVVGVVAPFTAGTVGLMLLFHVPTIPAIFAGAALTATSIGITSKVLSELGYLKSKEGQIIVGAAVIDDVLGIIVLAVVASLAKTGTVDILNVVYLIVSATVFLLGSIFLGKFFNKSFVAVSDLLQTRGKLVIPALIFAFFMAFLANIIQLEAILGAFAAGLVLDETDKRKELDQQVVPIADILVPVFFVSVGAKVNLGVLNPFVAENRAGLIIATFLIVVAIIGKIITGWTVTGQEKINRLAIGIGMIPRGEVGLVFAGIGSASGVLSQSLEAAIIVMVILTTFMAPPLLRFAFKEPAQTVEKLQNADVAN, encoded by the coding sequence ATGTTCACTTATCCACCTATTCCACTTTTAGCCACAGAAACCACTGCGAATCTCGGTCCGATGATTTTAGCTGGTGTTTTACTCAGTTTGATTGTTATTTATTTAGCCAGTAAATTAGGGGGAGAAATCTCAAGAGCCCTTAATTTACCTCCCGTATTAGGAGAATTAGTCGGGGGTGTGGTTGTTGGTGCCTCTGCCTTACATTTATTAGTGTTCCCTGAAAGTGGTGCTAGTGCTACAGACTCTGTGTTGATGAGTTTCCTACAATTAGTAGCTGGTTTAACCCCTGAAGCGCTTCCCGAAGTGTTTAACACCCAAAGCGAGGTTATCTCGGTTTTAGCCGAAATAGGGGTCATCATCCTCTTGTTTGAAATTGGCTTAGAATCCGATATTAGAGAGTTAAAGGAAGTGGGTTATCAAGCTGCTATTGTAGCGGTTGTTGGTGTGGTTGCTCCCTTTACTGCTGGTACTGTAGGCTTAATGTTACTGTTTCATGTTCCTACGATTCCTGCTATTTTTGCTGGTGCAGCTTTAACCGCTACCAGTATTGGTATCACCTCAAAAGTGTTGTCAGAGTTGGGTTATCTAAAATCAAAAGAAGGACAAATTATTGTTGGGGCTGCGGTTATTGATGATGTGTTAGGGATTATCGTTTTAGCGGTGGTTGCTAGTTTAGCAAAAACAGGAACCGTTGATATTCTCAATGTCGTCTATTTAATCGTCAGTGCTACGGTCTTTTTATTAGGTTCAATCTTCTTAGGAAAGTTTTTTAATAAGTCGTTTGTTGCTGTTTCTGACTTATTACAAACCCGTGGAAAGTTGGTAATTCCTGCCTTGATTTTTGCTTTCTTTATGGCATTTCTAGCTAATATTATTCAACTGGAAGCTATCTTAGGGGCATTTGCAGCCGGGTTAGTGTTAGATGAAACCGATAAACGGAAAGAATTAGATCAACAAGTGGTTCCTATTGCTGATATTTTAGTTCCTGTTTTCTTTGTGAGTGTAGGGGCAAAAGTTAATTTAGGTGTCCTCAATCCCTTTGTTGCTGAAAATAGAGCCGGTTTGATTATTGCTACCTTTTTGATTGTGGTAGCAATTATTGGTAAAATTATCACTGGTTGGACAGTTACAGGACAAGAAAAAATCAATCGTTTGGCCATTGGTATTGGTATGATTCCTAGGGGAGAAGTTGGCTTAGTTTTTGCTGGTATTGGTTCAGCCAGTGGGGTTTTAAGTCAGTCTTTAGAAGCCGCTATCATTGTAATGGTTATTCTCACGACTTTTATGGCACCTCCTTTACTACGATTTGCATTTAAAGAGCCTGCACAAACTGTGGAAAAATTACAAAATGCAGATGTAGCTAACTGA
- a CDS encoding Na(+)/H(+) antiporter subunit B, giving the protein MKWIYIIAGIALYVKMLVMPNPMAELVDLSIVETIVQDTGVPNAVSGIIFRNRLYDTIFEVVVFTLAVMGVRFLLANEQPLTIIYQVNDQPSIVLARLGATIAALVSIELAIRGHLSPGGGFAAGVAGGTAIGLIAITSPSEWMQKIYQRWQAATWEKISVLIFIILAVITLIGLELPYGEMGTLLSGGIMPLLNILVAIKVALGSWAVILIFIRYRGLL; this is encoded by the coding sequence ATGAAATGGATTTATATTATTGCAGGGATTGCCCTTTATGTGAAAATGTTGGTAATGCCTAACCCGATGGCCGAATTAGTGGATCTGTCCATTGTCGAAACGATTGTACAAGATACTGGGGTTCCTAACGCCGTCTCCGGGATCATCTTCCGAAACCGTCTTTATGACACTATTTTTGAAGTCGTTGTCTTTACTCTCGCTGTTATGGGGGTTCGTTTTCTCCTGGCTAATGAACAACCTTTAACCATCATTTATCAAGTCAACGATCAGCCTTCGATTGTTTTAGCACGGTTAGGGGCGACTATTGCTGCGTTAGTTAGTATAGAATTAGCTATTAGGGGACATCTTAGTCCAGGAGGAGGGTTTGCCGCCGGCGTAGCTGGAGGGACTGCCATTGGGCTTATCGCTATTACTTCCCCTTCTGAATGGATGCAAAAAATTTATCAACGTTGGCAAGCGGCCACCTGGGAAAAAATTTCGGTTCTTATTTTCATCATCTTAGCGGTTATTACCTTGATCGGTTTAGAATTACCTTATGGAGAAATGGGAACCTTATTAAGTGGTGGAATTATGCCATTATTGAATATTTTAGTGGCGATTAAAGTAGCATTGGGATCTTGGGCTGTTATTTTGATTTTTATTCGTTATCGAGGCCTATTATAA